TCGGCCCTGACCGCAAGGCGTCCTTCTCCGACGTCCTGTACGTCGCGGCGCAGTGCCGGTCCGACGAGTACGGCAGCTTCCATCCCGGAGACATGGCGCAGGTTCCGATCCGCGAATCGGGCGAACCCTTGCCGTTGCTGTCCCTGCAGTATCCCCTGAGCCGGCTGAGTGATGACGAGCGGGGAGGCGTCCTCCAGCGGATCGTCGAGCCCGGTGGCTTCCGCTATCGTTTCCGCAATCAGATGATGCGCCAATACGTGCTGATGCGCCAAGCCAAGGAGCGCGGCCTGGTCTGATCGGCCGAAACCGGTGTTCCGTACGGTATCGGTGCCGGCCGCCGGGGGCGGCGCCGATATCGTACGGGGAGTTTCAGGAGCGACTCGACCCGGCCTCCCGGGCGAAGGACCTTGTCTGGTCGGTCAGTGGGTCTTGAAGTAGATGTAGGTCGCGATCACTGCGGCCAACGACGCGAACAGGGTGGCCAGGATCAGGCAGCTCATCAGGAACTGCCTGATTTCACCTTGCTTCCACGCGCTCCGCGCGAGCAGCGCCAGATAGGCCGCTACGAACAATCCGATTCCCTGCAGGGGCGTCATCCCGGCTGGCTTCCTTCCCGCCGGGTTCTCCGATGTCTCGTCACGGGCACAATTCCTTCCGATTTCCGCAATGTGGTTCACCCCTTTGGGGGTGTCCATTGGTCGAAAGTGTGCTCGAAAGGCCGCACCTCCCCTGAATGCGGCGATGGGCGGGGTAATTCGCCTCACCCGAGTCTGGCGTAAATCGTAAATTTATATTAACCATATTTGCGACGGTTTGGCTGGCGGACGGATGCTCTGCGATCATATCCAGTGCTCCTGACGCATGCCAGGTTCAAGTACGTCGGTGTGTTCTCGGAGACCAGTGAAGACCGGGGCAGATGCATGCGCTGCCAAGTCAACTTTGCTCAGGTGGTGAATGTCGGCTCGATACGATATTGACCAGAGCGATTGTGCGGTGCACTATATGCTTAATAGCGCAGTAATCTGAAGTAACACAGTGACTTCGGGTAAGATGCCTCGTCTGCGGAAACGGAACTGGCTAGTCTTTTTTCGCGACGGTACCTCGAAATTTCGGATAAGAAAGGCTGAGAGAGTTACTCTTAACATTGGGGAGCTTTGGACCTATGTCTAACGCGTGCTCGGTTTATTCCAATGGAGAGATATCCTGTCAGTCGCCTCTGGGGTAACTTCATCCGAAAGAGAGAAGAAGGTGCGACCTGGAAAGAGACTGGACGGCTAGCGACGGCCATCCGATCGATCAACCGGCGCAAGAAACAAGAACTACAAGTACCTTTCAGCGCGGGAGCGGATTATGCAACGTACCGAAGCTTTTCTGATCGACTCGAACAAACTTTTCCGTGAAGGGCTGAAACGCCTTCTGGACGACTCACCGTTCCAGATCGTCGCCGAAGCGGGAAACCTTCGCGAAGGAGTGGCGATCGCCGAGTCCGGACTCCGGCCCCAGCTCGTGCTGCTCGATCTGGTCAACGGCGGTGACGACGAAGCGGAAGCCATGCGCCGGCTGCGGTCCCTGCTGCCGGATACCCGCATGGTCGTTCTCACGACCGACCTGTGCACCCGCCGTCTGGCCAACGCCCTCGAGGCCGGTGCCGATGGTTACCTGATGAAGGATCTCTCGGCCGACGCGCTGGCGCAGTCTCTTCGCCTGGTGATGATGGGCGAGAAAGTGTTCCCGACGCACCTCGCGGCCCTGCTGATCAGCGGCCGGGTGAACGGCAACGGGCTGGAAATGCCGATCTCCCGCAAGGGCCTGTCCCAGCGCGAGGTCCAGATCCTGCGCTGCCTGCTCAACGGCGACAGCAACAAGATGATCGCCAATCACCTGAACATCACCGAGGCGACGGTGAAGGTCCATCTGAAGAGCCTGCTGCGCAAGATCAACGCGTCGAACCGCACCCAGGCCGCCATCTGGGCCCTGAACAACGGCATCGGCGGGGAACTGACCGGCAGCGCGGCGGCTTCCATCGCCTGAGCCTGGATACGGATCATTGTCCATACCGCCCCGGGGATCAGGCGCCCGCCGAATGGGCGCCTGATCCCCGGCGGGATGAAAAAAGAAGGCCGGCCTTCCGCCGAATGCGGATGGCGGCCTTCTTTTCGTCAGCAGGGGAGTGGATCCCGTTTCCGGTCCCCCGGGGATCAACCCTCGGAGCTTCTGACCGCGAGGGGCGGCGCTGACTCGGCGTTGCGGGCCTGCTCCAGGGATGGCTGCTGACGGGCAGCGAATACGCCCGCCTCGGTACGATTGCGGAAATGGAGCTTCGACAGGACGCTCCGCACCATCGACTTGATGACGGCTTCCGACAGGTCCAACTGGTCCGCGATCGTCCTGTTGTTCAGTCCCTGGCCGAGCAGCAGGAGCGTCTGGAACTCGACCGACGACAGGCGAGGGAGCAATGTCAGCCTGATCTCGTCCACGCCCAGGCGCGACAGGAACTGCTTGGGCATCAGGCAATGCCCCTCGAGCCCGAGATCGATCAGTTCGTTGATCCTGCCGACATTGATGTCCTGGAAAACCCAGGCATCGGCGAAGGCCAGTATATGTGCCGCATCGAGGAGTTCGCGGCTGCTCAGGACGACGACGATGCGGCTCCGGCGGGAGAGCCGCAGGTACACCATCGGCTCGTTCTCGCGCAATGCCGCGAACTGCTGGACGCCGATCAGGATCGCGTCGGGCGTTATGTTGCTCTGCTGCAGATCGGAAATGTCGTGGAACACCGAGATCCGGTGTCGACCGGCGCTTTCCAGCGCCGATACGAGCGGCTCGGCGATCGTGTCGTCGTCAACGACGAGGCAGACATGCATGGGCGTCACTGTGTTCAACTTCATATTATCCAAACCGGGGGCGAAGACCTGTCGGGTGGTCTGGTCGTTCGGCGCATGCATGGCACTGCTCTCAGTTTCTGCCCGGCGCCGCAGGGAAGGGCACCGTGCGGTGGTGGGTGGCAGGGCATCGGCTGATCTGTCGTCATCGTTAAGGTCTCAAAGAATTGACCAGTGGGAGGAAAGAAACGAGACAACAAACATCAAATTTAGACCGTTAGGCAAGCTAAAATCCAAAGTAGTTGGATTTGGTTAATTTACAATATCCCAGGCATTGCGCTGCGGAAATATAGCAATGAGGTTATATTCCTGCTTATCGTGGCAACCCATCCGGTCGAGACCGGCGCAAAAGTGCGTCTTTCTGGCAAAGCTTGGTTGTGAGTTGCGGATTTGGTTATCTCCTTTGATTGTGTCCGCGCTGTTCGTGGCTGGGCTGGTATTCGAGGGGCCGTGCGGTTGCTACGTTACGTTCCGAATTCGGTCATGCGACCAGCGAGCGCCGGAAGGCCGTGAATGGGGCATTATTGGGGCGAGTTCGCATAACAATCTAAGCATTGTGGCGATCCGATGGCTCGAAATAAACGAGATCTGCCCCGATACGGACGGTATAACCCCAATACACCCGCGAGAGGGCAGTCTTGCTTGGTCAGCCCGGATTGGACTGGACGCCACCAGCCGGCCATATTGGCCGGCATCTTCGGATGAACTTTGCGGATGCGCGAAGTCGAGATGCCCTGACCTCTTACGAGGGTGCGCTTTCGCCACGGTACTCCGAAAGGAGAAGCCGGGTGCCGATTGCTGTGCCTATTATCGCTGCCGCCGTGCTATATCGTCTAACTATAGGAAACTGGGCAGTCCGGAGCGAGGGAGGTCGGATTGGGTAGGTTCTCGCGCGCGGGCGGCAAGCCGCTCTCCCTGGATCGCCGGGGGTAGGGGATCCGCCGAGTACGGGACGGCGTCGGGACAGGTCAAGGCGCGGTCAAGCCAGGGGGCTTTCCGGCACCTATGGTGGAAAATCGTATCGGTCGGGAGAAATGTTCGGTGACTTGAAATCGACCGGCACTTCGTTGTGCCAAAATCCCTTTGTAAACGTTTCTGTCGTGTGGCGGTTGGCCGTCTTTGAGGTGCAGCGATGAAAATATTGATTGGCGACGACCATTTGCTGTTCAGGGAAGGTTTGCGTCGTCTGCTGGAACAACTGAGTGCCGATGCCACCTTCACCGACGCCAGTACGTTCGATGAGGTGCTGGAGCTTGTCCAGAACGGCGGCGACACGTTCGATCTGATCCTGATCGATCTCCAGATGCCGGGATGGCCGGGGTTCTCAGGACTGGAGCAGGTCTGCACCGAAGCCTCGGACACCCCGGTCGTCGTCGTGTCGGCGTCTGAGAACCAGGCTGATGTCCGCAGTTCGCTGGATGCCGGGGCCGCCGGCTTCATCCCGAAGTCGTCCAGCGTCAAGATCATGCTCAGTGCCTTGAACCTCGTGTTCTCCGGCGGGATCTATCTTCCGCCGTCGGCGATCCATGCCGATGTCGCGGCGAAGGCGACCCCCATCAAGGTCGAGACTGAGCATGGCGGCGACCGGGGCTCCAATCACCACCAGTTGACCCAGCGCCAGTGGGAGGTGTTGAACTGCCTGCGCGAAGGCAAGTCCAACAAACAGATCGCCTATGAGCTGGGATTGTCCGAAGGGACGGTGAAGATCCACGTCACCGCCATCTTCAAGTCGCTTGGCGTCAAGAACCGGACCCAGGCGGTCATCGTCGCTTCGGAACTCCAGCGCTGATACACCGGATCGAGCACATTCCGCCCCCGTGACGACAGGTGCGTGACAGCTTGATCCGGTAGACTTCCCCAGGCTGCACGGGCCGGCCATAGTCTCCGCGCCGGAAGCGGCGGGCCCCGGAGCAACTCTGATGCCTGTGTCGGGCATGCGGTCTTTCCTGGCACCCCGGGTTCCAACAAGGCCGGTCCAGCACCTCCCGGCGGAACCCGGCCCGATAGTCGTGCCGGCACGTTCCGCTTCATCCGAGCGACGACAGCGTCTGTCAGTCATCGGGACCGGCGGCCGGACAGGGAGGAAGTGGCCACCATGGCCGCATCGACTGCCCTGCCGAGCGGCGAGCCTGTGATCCGGAGCGTCGCCATGACGGCCGATGCTCGTTCCGATCACGCTCAGCCCGGCTCGACTGGCTTCTTAGATACGCTGAAGCGCGACAACTTCCTGCGATAGCGGCACTTGGCCTTCCAGGCACCCTGATCTTCAGCACCATGGCGGCGCCGGGGCGTGGCCCTTTGATCTTCGCGCATGGCGCTGTAAACTGATGATCCACCGCACGTCCGGCGTTTCCGCGCGTGTTGCGGTGCAATGAATGATAAGAACGGATCGGGAGCGAAAAGCCAAATGGCGGCACAGTCGACGATTTGCGATTTCGGGTGGAAAGCCGTGGATTTCAGCCTGCCGGCCACCGATGGCAGACGCTACGGTCTGGCCGACTTACGGGGGCCGAACGGTACCCTCGTCATGTTCATCTGCAATCACTGCCCCTACGTGAAGGCGGTGATCGACCGCATCGTCCGGGACTGCCGCGACCTGGAGCCCCATGGGGTCCGGGCCGTCGCCATCATGTCGAACGACACGGAGCGCTATCCCGACGACGATTTCGACAACATGATGCGGTTCGCTGAACGGCACGCCCTGCCGTTTCCCTATCTGATCGACGAGAGCCAGCAGGTCGCGAAAGCCTATGACGCGGTCTGCACGCCCGACTTCTTCGGCTTCAACGCCGATCTGGAACTGCAATATCGCGGCAGGCTGGACGCTTCCAAGGTCCAGCCGGTTCCGAACGCCCGGCGCGAACTGTTCGACGCCATGGTCCGCATAGCCGAGACGGGTCAGGGGCCGGCGGAGCAGATCCCCAGCATGGGCTGCTCGATCAAATGGCGTTAGGCGAAGCCGGGCGGGAGGATGAATCGGGTCTCCAGGCGTGCTCCGGGTCGCTATGCCGCCTTGACCGCCATCGGGCCGTCTGGTAATCGGCCCAACCCGGACGCATGAGGACCGGCGGACTTCGTCTGCCCGGAAAAAGCTATATGACCGATATCTTCCGCGAAGTTGATGAAGAGCTTCGCCGCGATCGATTGGAAAAGCTCTGGAAGCGGTACGGTGCGCTGATCGTGGTCGCCGTGGTCGCCGGTACCGCGGGCTTCATGGCATGGCGCAGCTGGCAGCAGTCGCAGGCCGAGACCCAGACCCAGCAACTGGCCGACGCGCTCCGCCTGGCCGGTGCGCCGGACGGGCAGGGCGGCACCGCGGGCGGCAGCCCCGAGGCCGCGGCCGATGCGCTCTCCGCCTTCGCGGGGCAGACGGGTGCCGGACCGGGAACGCTGGCCCGCTTCTACGAGGCGGGGCTGCGCGCCCGTGAGGGCAATGGCGAGGCCGCCGTCTCGATCTACGACCAGCTCGCGCAGTCCTCGGACGTGGCGCAGGTCTATCGCGATCTCGCGACGGTGCTATCCGTCATGCATCAGGTCCAGTCCGGCGATCCGGGCCAGCTTCGCGCCCGGCTTCAGCCGCTGACCGCGGAGACCAGCCCGTGGCGTCATTCGGCCCGCGAGTTGACCGCCCTGCTGGCGATTCGCGCGGGCGACCGCGATGCCGCCGCCAAGCTGTTCGCCCAGCTCCAGGGCGATGCGTCCGCCCCCTCCGGTGTCCGCAACCGCGCCACCGAACTCGCCGCCCTCTACGCTGTCGAGCCGCAATGACCCAACGCTGCGCCCAATCGTCTTCCCAGTCCATCAGCCGGCCTGCCGGCCGATCCGTCACCCGCTCGCTGAGCGCCAGGCTACTGGCCGCCGGCATGGTGACCCTGTCCCTGGCCGGCTGCGGCTCGGGAAGCTGGTTCGGCGACAGCGAGCCGCCGCCGCTTCCCGGCGAGCGGATTTCCGTGCTCCGGCTGGAACGGCAGCTGGAGCCCGATCCGCGCCTGGCCGACCTCCGGGTCGAACTGCCGGCACCGACCGCGAACGCGGCTTGGCCCCAGGCCGGCGGCAATCCCGACCATGCCATGGGCCATCTTGCCCTGGCGGCACAGCCCCGTCAGGCATGGACCGCGGACATCGGTTCCGGCTCGTCCAGCGACACGCGCCTGCTCGCCCAGCCTGTGGTGGCCGGCGGCCGGGTCTATACCCTCGACACCGATTACGAACTGACCGCCTTCGATACTGCTACCGGACGCGAGGTCTGGCAGGTCAGCGTCGAGCGCGAGAACGAATCCGGCGGCGCGCTGGGCGGCGGGGCCGCCTTCGCCGACAACAGGCTGTTCGTGACCACCGGCTACGGCGAGTTGCTGTCGGTCGATCCCGCCTCAGGCGCGATCGGCTGGAGGACCCGGGTTCCCGGTCCGGTGCGATCCGCACCGTCCATCGCGAACGGCCGGGTGTTCGTCATCACGGTGGATAACCAGCTGATCGCCTATTCGGCCAGCGACGGCGCCACCCTGTGGACCCACACCGGCATCCTGGAGACCGCGGGGCTGCTGGGCGCCGCAAGCCCGGCGGTGGATGGAACGATCGTCGCAGCCCCTTATTCCTCCGGCGAGCTGTTCGCCCTGCGGGCGGAGAACGGACGGGTCGCCTGGTCGGACAACCTGGCCGCCGTGCGGCGGGTCGGAGCCTTGTCCAACCTTGCCGACATCCGTGGCATGCCCGTGATCGACCGGGGGCTTGTCGTTGCCGTCAGCCATAGCGGCCGCATGGTCGGGATCGACGAACGAACGGGCGGACGCGCCTGGGAGCAGGAGATCGGCGGGGTCGATACCCCGTGGGTCGCCGGCGACTTCATCTTCGTGCTGACCAACGATAACGAGGTCATAGCGCTCACCCGCCAGTCCGGCCGGGTGCGCTGGGTCGCCCCGCTGGCACGCTACGAGGATCCCGAGGACCGCAGCGGCCCGATCATCTGGACCGGTCCGGTGCTGGCCGGGGGGCGCCTGTGGCTGGTGAATTCCGTCGGCGACTTGGTGGCGCTGTCCCCCGAGGACGGACGGGAGCAGCAGCGCTTCGAGCTGCCCGACGGCGCGTTCATTTCGCCGGTGGTGGCCGACGGCACGCTTTACGTCCTGACCAACGACGGTACCCTGGTCGCCTATCGCTGAGGCGGCCGATTATTGGAGTGGTGGAGCCGTTCTCGGCTCCCTACATGGAAGCAATGTCTTTAACCGTCGCGATCATCGGCCGGCCCAATGTCGGCAAGTCCACCCTGTTCAACCGGCTCGTCGGCAAGCGGCTGGCGCTGGTGGACGATACCCCCGGCGTCACCCGTGACTGGCGCGCGGCTCCGGCCCGGCTGGCCGGCATCGACCTGACCGTGATCGACACCGCCGGCCTTGAAGAAGCCTTCGACGACAGTCTCGAGGCGCGGATGCGCCGCCAGACCGAGCGGGCGATCGAGGAGGCGGACGTCGCCCTGCTTCTGATCGATGCCCGCGCCGGCGTCACGCCGCTGGACCAGCACTTCGCGACATGGCTCCGCAAGGGCAAGACCCCGGTCATCCTGCTGGCCAACAAGTGCGAGGGCCGGGCCGGGGCGCCGGGTCTCTACGAGTCGTTCGAACTTGGCCTGGGCGAACCGGTGCCGATTTCCGCCGAGCACGGCGAGGGCTTGGCGGAACTGGTCGAAGCCCTGCTACCCTACGTGCCGCCCGAGGAGACGCAGCCGGACGCCGAGCAGGACGAAGCCGGCACCGATCCGGAAGCGCGCGAGGACGGCAAGCCGGAACCGGTGCGCCCGCTCCAGCTTGCGATCGTCGGCAGGCCCAACGTGGGCAAATCGACCCTGCTGAACAGCCTTGTCGGCGAGGAGCGGGTCTTGACCGGTCCCGAGGCCGGCATGACCCGCGACGCCATCACCGTCGAGTGGACCTACAAGGACAGGCCGATCCGGCTGGTCGACACCGCCGGGATGCGCAGGAAGTCGCGGGTGGACGACAAGCTGGAGAAGCTGGCCGTCGCCGACGCCCTGCGGGTGATCCGGCTTGCCCAGGTGGTCGTGCTGGTGGTCGATGCGGAAGCGATCCTGGACCACCAGGACCTGACCATCGCCCGCATGGTGCTGGACGAGGGGCGTGCCCTGGTCATCGCGGTCAACAAGTGGGACACCGTCACCGACCGCGCGGGCACGCTCAAGCAGATCGACGACAAGTTGCAATCGCAATTGGCGCAGGTCCGGGGGATTCCCGTTGTCACCCTGTCTGCCTTGCGCCGCCAGAAGCTCGACGCCCTGCTCGACGCCGTACTGGACATCTACGAGATCTGGAACAGGCGTGTCGGCACGTCGGACCTGAACCGCTGGCTGGCCGGCATGACCGAGGCGCATCCGCCGCCGGCGGTCGAGGGGCGGCGGATCAAGATCCGCTACATGACCCAGGTGAAGGCCCGCCCGCCCACCTTCGCGCTGTGGGTCAGCAAGCCGCTGGACCTGCCGGAGAACTATCTCCGCTATCTGGTGAACGGGTTGCGGGATGCGCTCGACCTCCCCGGGGTGCCGATCCGCATGCTGACACGCAAGGGCAAGAATCCTTATGCCGAGGAATAGCGCCTAAGTTACCGGAAAACTCGGATAACTTCTTGTAATTGTTACCTCTTTTGAAACTTCCTGCAGGTATGGGTCAGGTTTCCTGCCCAAGTTGCGGGGCCTGACCGGGCCTTGCCGACGGGCGATTCCTTCACCCGCCTCAGGGAAGAGTTCAAGAGACCGATGAATACCCTCACCAATTTCAAGATCCAGACGAAGGTGTTCATTTCCTTCGGGCTGGTGCTCGCCGTGTCCGCAGGTCTGGGGCTTTTCGCCCTTGTCCGGCTGGCCGACATGAACGCGATCACCGAGCAGCTTCGGGACCGCTGGTTGCCCAGCACGGGATATGTCGGGGAGTTCCTCACCGGAGCCAACGAGTACAGGACCTACGAATCGGGTCACGTCTCCGAAGTGAACATCGACCTCATGCTGGAACGGGAACGCTTCGCCCAGGCGCTGGTCGAGCGGATCGAGGCGACCCGCAGGAAATACGAAGAATTCGACATTTCCGGCCGCGAAGGCGAGGTCTACGAACAGTATCTGGCGGCCTGGAGCCGCTATGTCCAAGCCACGAAGACGGTCTTCCAGCTGTCGCGCGAAGGGCGGAAGGAGGAGGCGTCCAAAGTCTTCCTGAACGACTCCCGCAACGCCTTCCGCGACATGAAGAAACATGCCGAGGAGCTGGTGCGGGTGACCATCGCCTCCGGGCAGTCGGTCGGCGATATTTCTTCCGCGATCTATGGCATGACCTGGAAGCTGATCGTCGCCGCGATGGTCGCGGCGCTGGTCCTGTGCAGTCTCGCGGGCCTGTTCCTGGTCGCCTCGATCTCGCGGCCGATCCGCGCGCTGTCCGAGACGATGGGGCAGCTCGCCAAGGGCCGGCTCGACACCTCCGTGACCGGAACCGGCCGCCGCGACGAGATCGGCCGGATGGCTTCCGCCGTCCAGGTGTTCAAGGACGGCCTGGTGACGGCCAAGGAACTCCAGGCGGGCCAAGCTGCGGAGCAGGTCGCCAAGGAGCAGCGCGCCGCCCGGATCGAGGATCTGATCGGCCAGTTCGAGCGGCAGGCCGTCGCGGTGCTCGGCGGCGTGACGGCGGCGGCCGACCAGCTCGACGATACGGCCCAGGGCATGACCGCGGTCGCCGACCGGACCCTGCGCCAATCCACCGCGTCGGCTGCGGCGGCGGAGCAGACCTCGGCCAATGTCCAGACCGTGGCCAGCGCCACCGAGGAGATGACGAGCACGCTCCAGAGCATCTCGCGCCAAGTGTCCCAGTCGAGCATGGTCGCCACCTCCGCGGTGGAGGAGGCGGGGCAGACCAACGAGACGGTCCGCGGACTGTCCGACGCCGCCCAGCGCATCGGGGAAGTGATCGGGCTGATCCAGACGATCGCCGAGCAGACCAACCTTCTGGCGCTCAACGCCACCATCGAGGCGGCCCGCGCCGGCGAGGCGGGCAAGGGCTTCGCCGTCGTGGCCTCCGAGGTGAAGAGCCTGGCCAACCAGACCGCGCGGGCGACCGAGGACATCACGACCCAGGTCGCCGCCATGCGCGAGGCGACCGGCGGGGCGGTCGGCGCGATCCAGGGCATCGGCAAGACGATCTCCTCGATCCACGAGATCGCGACCAGCATCGCCGGCGCGGTCGAGGAGCAGAACGCCGCGACGTTCGAGATCGCGCGCAACGTCCAGCAGGCTGCCCGGGGCACCCAGGAGGTTTCGGCCAACCTGTCGGAGGTATCGCAGGCAGCCGCCCAGACGGGAGCGGCCGCCACCCAGGTACTCGGCGCCGCCAAGGAATTGGGCAAACAGGCAACCACCCTGCGCCGGGAAATCGAGCAGTTCCTGTCCGGAATCAGGGCGGCGTGATCGGAAACGGCCGGGCGGTCCCGCCGCCCGGCCGTTTTCGTCTTATCAGGTCAGGTTCTCTTCGATCAGCCGTTCGACCACCACGACATCGCGCCAGACCCCATCCAGCTTGCCGTGCTTCAGGTAGGTTCCCACCTCGCGAAAGCCCACGGCGGCGCAGGCGCGGCGGCTGGCGCCGTTCTCGGTGAAGATGCGGGACACCAGTTTCCAGTATCCGGCTTGGCGGGCCGCCTCGATCAGCCCGGCCAGCGCCGCTCGGCCGGCGCCCCGTCCGCGTTCGCTCCGCGCGACATAGACCGAGAACTCGGCGATGCCGCCGTAGCAGCCCCGGGACCGGTAGGACGAGGTGGAGGCGAAGGCGACGACCTTCCCGTCGTCTTCCGTCACGACGATCGGGAAGGGACCGAGCGGGCCGGTCGCGTCGAACCAGGCCCGGATCTGCTCGACGGTCCGAGGCTCGGTTTCGAACGTCCCGATCCGGTCGGCGATGCCCTGGTTATAGATTTCGGTGATCGGACCGGCGTCGGCCGGGGTAGCGGGGCGGGTCAGCATGGCGGCGTCGGAGCGGGGGCGGAGCCTGGGTCAGACGGAAACGACCTCGCCGTGCAGCCGGCAGGCGGGCTCGGCCAGTTCGACGAAGCGGTCCGTGATCTCCTCCGGGGCGGGATGGATCATCGGGTCTTCGCCGGGGAAGCCGTGGGCCCGCATCTTGGTCCGCACCACGCCGGGGTCCAGCAGGTTCACCTTCAGAGGCGAGAGCGCCACCTCCAGGGCATACATCCTGACCATCATCTCCAGCGCGGCCTTGCTCGCGGCGTAGGCGCCGAAATAGGCCACCGGGCCGCGGGCCACGCCCGAAGTCACGAACATCGCCCGGCCGGCATCCGACCCGCGCAGGAGCCGGTCGAGGCTCCGGATCAGCCGGTAGTTGGCGGTTACGTTGAGCCCGAAGACACGGTCCCAGGTCTTGGGCGCGTAGTGCGAGATCGGGCTGAGGTCGCCCAGCATCGCCGCGTTGCCGACCAGGATGTCGAGCCGCCCGAACCGTTCGAAGATCGACTGGCCGAGCTGGTCGATCTTGTCGAAATCCATCAGGTCGACCGGCACCAGCGTCGCGGTGCCGCCCTTGGCGCGGACCCGGTCGTCGACCTCCTCCAGCCCGCCGACGGTGCGGGCCGCGAGGATGACATGCGCTCCCTCGGCGGCGAAACGTTCCGCTACGGCGGCGCCGATGCCTCGGGATGCGCCCGTGATCAGGGCGACGCGGTTCGACAGGCGGGGTTCGGACATGGAGGCTGTTCTCGTGGTCAGGTATCGTGTTGGTCGGGTAATGGCGGGATCAGCCGCGCGCTTCGGCGCGGTAGGTGATCTCCGACGTTTCGCCCGGAGTGTCCCGGTCGAGCAGCGGGATCGGATAATCGCCGGTGAAGCAGGCGTCGCAATATTGCGGCCGGGCGTTGTTGCGGCCCGGCTCGTTGACCGCCTTGTACAGGCCGTCGATCGAGATGAAGGCCAGGCTGTCGGCGC
This Skermanella mucosa DNA region includes the following protein-coding sequences:
- a CDS encoding arsinothricin resistance N-acetyltransferase ArsN1 family A, whose translation is MLTRPATPADAGPITEIYNQGIADRIGTFETEPRTVEQIRAWFDATGPLGPFPIVVTEDDGKVVAFASTSSYRSRGCYGGIAEFSVYVARSERGRGAGRAALAGLIEAARQAGYWKLVSRIFTENGASRRACAAVGFREVGTYLKHGKLDGVWRDVVVVERLIEENLT
- a CDS encoding SDR family NAD(P)-dependent oxidoreductase; this encodes MSEPRLSNRVALITGASRGIGAAVAERFAAEGAHVILAARTVGGLEEVDDRVRAKGGTATLVPVDLMDFDKIDQLGQSIFERFGRLDILVGNAAMLGDLSPISHYAPKTWDRVFGLNVTANYRLIRSLDRLLRGSDAGRAMFVTSGVARGPVAYFGAYAASKAALEMMVRMYALEVALSPLKVNLLDPGVVRTKMRAHGFPGEDPMIHPAPEEITDRFVELAEPACRLHGEVVSV